From one Dyella sp. 2HG41-7 genomic stretch:
- a CDS encoding carboxymuconolactone decarboxylase family protein: MLNWLEYRKELMGRIGEIGKLSPDTVAGYQTLSKAGQKTGHLDAKTRELISLAVAVTTRCDGCITVHTAEALKHGATQEEIAEALGVAVAMNAGAALVYSARVMDAVGAYQAGH, encoded by the coding sequence ATGTTGAATTGGCTGGAATACCGCAAAGAACTGATGGGCCGCATCGGCGAAATCGGCAAGCTGAGCCCCGACACTGTCGCCGGTTACCAAACCTTGTCCAAGGCCGGCCAGAAAACCGGCCATCTGGACGCCAAGACGCGCGAGCTGATTTCCCTGGCGGTGGCCGTGACCACGCGTTGCGACGGCTGCATCACCGTGCACACCGCAGAGGCCCTGAAACACGGCGCAACCCAGGAAGAAATCGCCGAGGCGCTGGGCGTGGCCGTCGCCATGAACGCGGGCGCGGCCTTGGTGTACTCGGCCAGGGTGATGGACGCCGTGGGCGCCTATCAGGCGGGGCACTAA
- a CDS encoding ABC transporter permease, with the protein MFGYYLLLALHSFRRSPGLTALMVIIMGVGVAASMTTYAVFRAVSGNPLPDKSAQLFVPQIDNRGPQNGSTRNNLPDALTYTDAMALMQAHVATRQTAIYPIVGTVVPQDGSHRPFAANGYAAYADFFPMFETPFEYGSAWNDGDDQRHAGVIVISDQLNRALFGGANSVGRTLDVDGHDYRIVGVVDHWNPQPRFYDVNNGYSFGDAPDYYVPFTRAIDLQIGSNGNNNCAGSLKALSPGWNGWLQSECVWVSMWLELPNAAAALRYQQFLGGYAADQQRHGRFHWASNVRLFNLMDWLDHEGVAPPETTVSLLVAGGFLLVCLVNTVGLLLAKIMRRAGEIGVRRALGASRGEIYRQFVAEATVIGISGGLLGLLLTALGMRGTDLLFEPDIAKLAHLTVGLIGVTVSLAVVATVIAGLYPAWRAAHVQPSWQLKSQ; encoded by the coding sequence ATGTTCGGCTATTACTTACTGCTGGCGCTGCACAGCTTTCGGCGCAGCCCGGGTTTGACGGCATTGATGGTGATCATCATGGGTGTCGGCGTGGCCGCGTCGATGACGACATATGCTGTGTTTCGCGCCGTATCCGGCAATCCGTTGCCGGACAAATCGGCGCAACTGTTCGTGCCGCAGATCGACAATCGGGGTCCGCAAAACGGCTCGACGCGCAACAACTTGCCCGATGCGCTGACGTATACCGACGCCATGGCCTTGATGCAGGCGCACGTTGCCACACGACAAACGGCCATCTATCCGATCGTCGGCACGGTGGTGCCGCAAGACGGATCGCATCGTCCGTTCGCGGCAAACGGTTATGCAGCGTATGCGGATTTCTTTCCGATGTTCGAGACGCCTTTCGAATACGGCAGCGCTTGGAACGATGGCGACGATCAGCGCCATGCCGGCGTGATCGTGATCAGCGACCAACTCAATCGCGCGCTGTTCGGCGGCGCGAACAGCGTCGGTCGCACGCTCGACGTGGACGGGCACGACTATCGCATCGTCGGCGTCGTCGATCATTGGAATCCGCAGCCGCGTTTCTACGACGTCAACAACGGATACAGCTTCGGCGACGCGCCGGATTACTACGTGCCGTTTACGCGCGCCATCGATTTGCAAATCGGCAGCAACGGCAACAATAACTGCGCCGGTTCGCTCAAAGCGCTATCGCCGGGCTGGAACGGCTGGCTGCAATCGGAATGCGTGTGGGTGTCGATGTGGCTGGAATTGCCCAATGCAGCGGCTGCGTTGCGTTACCAGCAATTTCTGGGTGGCTACGCCGCGGATCAGCAGCGGCACGGCCGGTTTCATTGGGCGAGCAACGTGCGCTTGTTCAATCTGATGGATTGGCTAGACCACGAAGGCGTGGCGCCGCCAGAAACCACGGTATCGCTGTTGGTGGCGGGCGGTTTTCTGCTGGTGTGCCTGGTCAATACCGTGGGATTGCTGCTGGCGAAAATCATGCGGCGCGCGGGCGAGATCGGCGTGCGCCGCGCCTTGGGCGCATCGCGTGGCGAAATCTATCGGCAGTTTGTCGCCGAGGCGACCGTGATCGGTATATCGGGTGGATTGCTGGGCTTGCTGTTGACGGCCTTGGGCATGCGCGGCACGGATCTTTTGTTCGAGCCGGACATCGCCAAGCTGGCGCATCTCACTGTCGGCCTGATTGGCGTGACCGTGTCGTTGGCGGTGGTGGCGACGGTGATTGCGGGCTTGTATCCCGCGTGGCGGGCGGCGCACGTGCAGCCGTCGTGGCAGCTGAAATCGCAGTGA
- a CDS encoding histidine kinase — translation MSETDRTHKLKIVALAFAFWTVLALSYAASSVLGSISEGRPETWFRPLSWNLIDFYLWMALTPLVSWLGQVGAQSWRRFCAVHIPCSVLLAAAQSAVMLCLFFAWCGPNPKGNVLTLTDLLHNEGVYKFHLSLLTYWIMLVVLRGLASWRSLRDERVRNAQLETRLAQSQLQVLRMQLQPHFLFNTLNAISALTIADPAQAKLMIARLSDFLRLTLEERHAQQVPLSREMQFLESYLGIQKVRFQDRLVTHVDVGDSGHAMVPSLILQPLVENALRHGLLAKTDGGALHIVARRIDDDLHLSVEDDGLGLPPTGPVEGVGLSNTRERLQAMFGDKARMDLSRRASGGTRVELRFPFVAESSS, via the coding sequence ATGAGCGAGACCGATCGCACGCACAAGCTGAAAATCGTGGCACTGGCATTCGCGTTCTGGACGGTGCTGGCGTTGTCGTACGCCGCCAGTTCCGTGCTCGGCAGCATCAGCGAAGGTCGACCCGAAACTTGGTTCCGTCCGCTGTCGTGGAATCTGATCGATTTCTATTTGTGGATGGCGTTGACGCCGCTGGTGAGCTGGCTGGGCCAGGTGGGCGCGCAAAGCTGGCGTCGGTTCTGCGCCGTGCACATTCCATGCAGCGTGCTGCTCGCCGCCGCGCAAAGCGCGGTGATGCTTTGCCTTTTCTTCGCGTGGTGCGGTCCCAACCCCAAAGGCAACGTGTTGACGTTGACGGATCTGCTGCACAACGAGGGCGTCTACAAATTCCATCTCTCGCTGCTGACGTACTGGATCATGCTGGTGGTGCTGCGCGGCTTGGCGTCGTGGCGCTCGCTGCGCGATGAGCGGGTGCGCAATGCGCAGCTGGAAACGAGGCTGGCCCAATCGCAACTGCAAGTGTTGCGCATGCAGCTGCAGCCGCATTTCTTGTTCAATACGCTCAATGCGATTTCGGCGCTGACGATCGCCGATCCGGCGCAGGCGAAACTGATGATTGCGCGCCTCAGCGATTTTCTGCGCTTGACGCTGGAGGAGCGACACGCCCAACAAGTGCCGTTGTCGCGCGAAATGCAATTTCTCGAATCGTACCTGGGCATCCAAAAGGTGCGCTTTCAGGATCGACTGGTGACGCATGTCGACGTGGGCGACTCCGGCCATGCGATGGTGCCTAGCCTGATTTTGCAGCCGCTGGTGGAAAACGCGTTGCGCCACGGCTTGCTCGCCAAGACGGACGGCGGCGCCTTGCATATCGTTGCGCGTCGCATCGACGACGACCTTCATCTGTCCGTGGAAGACGATGGCCTCGGCTTGCCGCCTACGGGTCCGGTGGAAGGCGTGGGTTTGAGCAATACGCGCGAGCGCTTGCAGGCGATGTTCGGCGATAAAGCGCGCATGGATCTGTCGCGCCGCGCGAGTGGCGGCACACGCGTGGAGTTGCGCTTTCCCTTTGTGGCGGAGAGCAGCTCGTGA
- a CDS encoding RidA family protein has product MKLFPALALALLAAPSFAGDQTPPVRHINPTTLDAPHGYTHVITVDGGRTVYIAGQAPLDQHGKLVGAGDFAAQTRQTFENLKAALAAGGATFSDVVEMTTYVTDMSQVDAYRNVRNQYMSDPLPTASLVEVKGLFRKDVMIEVSAVAVVSATTAHQPHATP; this is encoded by the coding sequence ATGAAACTCTTCCCCGCGCTCGCACTCGCCCTGCTCGCCGCGCCCTCGTTTGCAGGCGATCAGACCCCGCCGGTGCGACACATCAATCCCACCACGCTCGACGCACCGCACGGCTATACCCATGTGATCACCGTCGACGGCGGGCGCACGGTATATATCGCGGGCCAGGCGCCGCTCGACCAACACGGCAAACTGGTCGGCGCCGGCGATTTCGCCGCGCAAACGAGGCAAACCTTCGAAAACCTGAAAGCCGCGCTCGCTGCAGGCGGCGCGACGTTTTCCGATGTGGTCGAAATGACCACCTATGTCACCGATATGTCGCAAGTCGATGCGTATCGAAACGTGCGCAACCAATACATGAGCGATCCGCTGCCCACGGCGAGCTTGGTAGAAGTGAAGGGCTTGTTTCGCAAAGACGTGATGATCGAAGTCAGTGCCGTCGCCGTGGTGTCCGCCACGACGGCGCACCAGCCTCACGCAACTCCGTAG
- a CDS encoding aspartate/glutamate racemase family protein, which translates to MKTIGLIGGMSWESTVPYYRLINEAVKARLGGLHSAKIVLYSVDFHEIEQLQRSGEWETAGEALAKAARRLEMAGADFLMICANTMHKVAPAIELEVHIPLLHVVDATAAQIRAAGFKKVGLLGTRFTMEQAFYGDRLKEQGLDVITPDQADRDIVHRVIYEELCVGKFVEPSRAEYRRIMAALVDKGAEAIILGCTEIALLVTPEDSAVPLFDTTRIHAQAAVDFALGDD; encoded by the coding sequence ATGAAAACCATAGGTCTAATTGGCGGGATGAGCTGGGAATCCACCGTTCCCTACTACCGCTTGATCAATGAAGCGGTCAAAGCGCGGCTCGGCGGTCTGCATTCGGCCAAGATCGTTCTTTACAGCGTCGACTTTCACGAGATCGAACAACTGCAACGCAGCGGGGAATGGGAAACAGCCGGGGAAGCGCTCGCCAAGGCAGCGCGTCGGCTGGAAATGGCGGGCGCGGATTTCTTGATGATTTGCGCCAACACGATGCATAAGGTCGCGCCTGCCATCGAATTGGAAGTGCATATTCCGCTGCTGCACGTAGTGGATGCGACCGCGGCGCAAATCCGTGCGGCGGGATTTAAAAAAGTGGGCTTGCTAGGGACGCGCTTTACGATGGAGCAGGCGTTTTATGGCGATCGCCTGAAAGAACAGGGTTTGGACGTGATCACGCCCGATCAGGCCGATCGCGACATCGTGCATCGTGTGATTTACGAAGAATTGTGCGTGGGCAAATTCGTGGAGCCGTCGCGGGCGGAGTATCGGCGCATCATGGCGGCGCTAGTCGACAAGGGCGCCGAAGCGATCATTCTTGGTTGCACGGAAATCGCTTTGTTGGTGACGCCCGAAGATTCAGCTGTGCCGCTGTTCGACACCACGCGCATCCATGCGCAGGCGGCGGTGGATTTCGCACTCGGCGATGATTAG
- a CDS encoding LytTR family DNA-binding domain-containing protein has protein sequence MTIARLRALLVDDEMLARVALRQALATHADVDVVGECGNVQEAAQAIAALSPDLLFLDIQMPGGDGFTLLRDHDATDLPLVVFTTAFANHALEAFDVNAIDYVLKPIDQARFDQAMDRVKKHWHGLQRDRRPASADGNGHYIKRISVQTDERSVVIPVADIDWVRADDNYVRIHVGSHSYLHRETLRHLCETLDPNHFLRIHRSIVVNMNRIREVHTLFQGHAEVVLHDGTRLDLSRRFRNAARLALGIR, from the coding sequence GTGACGATAGCGCGCCTACGCGCCTTGCTGGTCGACGACGAAATGCTTGCGCGCGTAGCGTTGCGTCAAGCGTTGGCCACGCATGCGGATGTCGACGTGGTGGGGGAGTGCGGCAACGTGCAGGAAGCGGCGCAGGCTATCGCCGCCTTGTCGCCGGATCTGTTGTTTCTGGATATCCAGATGCCCGGCGGCGACGGTTTCACCCTGCTGCGCGACCACGACGCCACCGACTTGCCCTTGGTCGTTTTCACGACGGCATTCGCCAATCACGCGCTGGAAGCGTTCGACGTCAACGCCATCGACTATGTGCTGAAGCCGATCGACCAAGCACGTTTCGATCAAGCGATGGATCGCGTCAAAAAACATTGGCACGGATTGCAGCGCGACCGTCGGCCGGCGTCGGCGGATGGCAACGGTCACTATATCAAGCGCATCAGCGTGCAGACCGACGAGCGCAGCGTGGTGATTCCGGTGGCGGATATCGACTGGGTACGCGCGGACGACAACTATGTGCGCATTCATGTGGGTAGTCATTCGTATCTGCATCGCGAAACGCTGCGCCATTTGTGCGAGACGCTGGACCCGAATCACTTTCTGCGCATTCACCGCAGCATCGTGGTCAATATGAATCGCATTCGCGAAGTGCACACACTGTTTCAAGGACATGCCGAAGTGGTGTTGCACGACGGCACGCGCCTGGATTTGAGCCGCCGATTCCGCAATGCGGCGCGGCTCGCGCTCGGCATTCGCTGA
- a CDS encoding nuclear transport factor 2 family protein: MATPNNRRSLVGALVAVALLAFVVFEPHTSNVYAQDSMSGTADETQQTEAAVMAVDRHWSIAELTGDTAWLDQMLLPEYRSVGNTGVAHSKAEIVTGAAKRKGTDLATAQQKMAAYEKEHPYGSAVLIHGNTAVISFYDPALGPQKGVKSSDIFVYVDGHWHAMYSQHTAVQKS, encoded by the coding sequence ATGGCTACCCCCAATAACCGCCGCTCGCTGGTTGGCGCACTTGTCGCCGTTGCGCTGCTCGCTTTCGTAGTGTTCGAACCGCATACGTCGAACGTTTACGCGCAGGATTCCATGTCCGGCACTGCCGACGAAACGCAGCAAACCGAAGCGGCCGTGATGGCCGTGGACAGACACTGGAGCATCGCCGAACTGACCGGCGACACGGCATGGCTCGATCAGATGCTGCTGCCCGAATACCGTTCCGTGGGCAATACCGGCGTCGCACACTCGAAAGCCGAGATCGTGACTGGCGCCGCCAAGCGCAAAGGCACCGACCTCGCCACGGCGCAGCAGAAAATGGCGGCGTATGAGAAAGAACATCCGTATGGCAGCGCGGTGCTGATCCACGGTAACACGGCCGTTATTTCGTTCTACGACCCGGCGCTGGGTCCGCAGAAAGGCGTGAAGTCGTCCGATATTTTTGTGTATGTCGATGGACATTGGCATGCGATGTATTCGCAGCACACGGCTGTGCAAAAAAGCTGA
- a CDS encoding PAS domain S-box protein: MRNEAVPASAIETVLSGDQLLKKLPTAVYTTDADGNITFFNDAAVQFAGSTPKLGEPWHSMWRLIRPDGSPMPIDQSPMAIALRERHPVRGVSLVAQRLDGTRVSFMPYPTPLFDDHGRLIGSINVLMDLSELSEVPSVTVSIAKNNKDSADKLAQSERDFELLVRSVTDYAIFMLDTTGHIISWNSGAEKIKGYRADEIIGHHFSRFYTPEDRAASIPQHALSTALREGRYESEGWRVRKNGTRFWANVVIDPVWDNGEFVGFAKVTRDATTRRHAELALFESERRFRGIVNTALDAFAQIDEAGRITEWNPQACELFGWTRDQVLGKVLADLCLAQDDSATSSWLRAVWQEHATRKTHQVTAVNRAGKRFAAELNASVLTLASGPLMNIFMRDLTERMQMETQLRQSQKMEALGQLTGGIAHDFNNILQAISASLEVVEMIGEREGFNSADKHIQNALSSVRRAAGLTHRLLAFARRQALAPKAVAVNGLITGMSELLRHSIGENIALDLTLPDDAWTAHCDTNQLENAILNLVINARDAMPHGGRLRIAVANVDGTDPAALGVLEPNRTFVRITVSDNGSGMPPHVKERAFDPFYTTKSVGQGTGLGLSMVYGFARQSGGHCAIESELGEGTCITVLLPRYEGPTQPAVEKSAIAGQPSTTGEHILLVEDQDVIRTVITEVLVKQGYAVTQASDGLEGVSIAIAGEPFDLIVTDIGLPGINGRSLADTVRGRQPYVPILLMTGYDATATSTTTSLPDGMSLLSKPFNVDSLIEQVRKLIEWRHVQMEAGHR, encoded by the coding sequence GTGCGTAATGAAGCAGTGCCGGCATCGGCCATCGAGACCGTGTTGTCCGGCGATCAGCTGCTGAAAAAACTCCCCACAGCGGTCTATACGACCGATGCGGACGGGAACATTACGTTCTTCAACGACGCCGCCGTGCAATTCGCCGGCAGCACGCCGAAGCTGGGCGAACCGTGGCATTCGATGTGGCGTCTAATTCGGCCCGACGGCTCGCCCATGCCGATCGACCAAAGCCCCATGGCGATCGCTTTGCGCGAACGCCATCCCGTTCGCGGCGTGAGCCTGGTTGCGCAACGACTTGACGGTACGCGCGTGTCGTTTATGCCCTACCCCACGCCGCTGTTCGACGACCACGGCAGGCTGATCGGCAGCATCAATGTATTGATGGATTTATCCGAACTGTCGGAGGTCCCATCGGTCACCGTGTCGATCGCGAAAAACAACAAAGACAGCGCGGATAAACTCGCGCAATCCGAACGCGATTTCGAGCTGCTGGTGCGCAGCGTTACCGATTACGCGATTTTCATGCTGGATACGACCGGCCACATCATCAGCTGGAACAGCGGCGCGGAAAAAATCAAAGGCTATCGCGCCGACGAAATCATTGGCCATCATTTCTCCCGCTTTTACACGCCGGAAGATCGGGCGGCGAGCATTCCGCAACATGCGCTGAGCACGGCGCTGCGCGAAGGTCGCTACGAATCGGAAGGATGGCGCGTTCGCAAAAACGGCACGCGCTTCTGGGCGAACGTGGTGATCGATCCTGTGTGGGACAACGGCGAATTCGTCGGCTTCGCCAAGGTCACGCGCGACGCGACCACGCGCCGCCACGCCGAACTGGCGCTATTCGAAAGCGAGCGCCGTTTTCGCGGCATTGTAAATACCGCGCTGGATGCGTTTGCCCAGATCGACGAAGCCGGCCGCATTACCGAATGGAATCCACAAGCGTGCGAACTGTTCGGTTGGACGCGCGACCAAGTGCTGGGCAAGGTGCTGGCGGATCTTTGTCTTGCGCAGGACGATTCGGCCACATCCAGCTGGTTGCGCGCCGTTTGGCAAGAGCACGCCACGCGTAAAACCCATCAAGTCACCGCCGTCAATCGCGCGGGCAAACGCTTCGCCGCCGAGCTCAACGCCAGCGTGCTGACGCTGGCATCCGGTCCGCTGATGAATATCTTCATGCGCGACCTTACCGAAAGAATGCAGATGGAAACGCAGCTGCGGCAGTCGCAGAAGATGGAAGCGCTGGGACAACTCACCGGCGGCATCGCGCACGACTTCAACAATATTCTGCAGGCGATTTCCGCTTCGCTGGAAGTGGTGGAAATGATTGGCGAGCGGGAAGGTTTCAACTCGGCCGACAAGCATATCCAGAACGCGCTGAGCAGCGTGCGACGCGCCGCCGGTCTTACGCATCGTTTGCTTGCCTTTGCGCGTCGACAAGCGCTTGCGCCCAAAGCGGTCGCCGTGAACGGACTAATCACCGGCATGAGCGAATTGCTGCGACATTCGATCGGCGAAAACATCGCATTGGATTTGACGCTGCCCGACGATGCATGGACCGCCCATTGCGACACAAACCAACTCGAGAACGCGATCCTCAATCTGGTGATCAACGCACGCGATGCGATGCCTCACGGCGGGCGTTTGCGTATCGCCGTGGCCAACGTCGACGGTACCGATCCGGCCGCGCTCGGCGTACTCGAGCCCAACCGAACCTTCGTCAGGATCACCGTGAGCGATAACGGCAGCGGCATGCCGCCCCATGTGAAGGAGCGCGCGTTCGATCCGTTCTACACCACCAAGTCGGTGGGACAAGGCACAGGCTTGGGCCTGTCGATGGTCTATGGCTTTGCGCGCCAATCCGGCGGTCATTGCGCAATCGAAAGCGAACTCGGCGAAGGCACCTGCATCACCGTGCTGCTGCCGCGTTACGAAGGTCCCACGCAGCCGGCCGTGGAAAAGTCAGCCATTGCGGGCCAGCCGTCCACCACCGGTGAACACATTCTGCTTGTGGAAGATCAGGATGTAATCCGCACCGTCATCACCGAAGTGCTGGTCAAACAGGGATACGCCGTCACGCAGGCTTCCGATGGTTTGGAAGGCGTTTCCATCGCCATCGCCGGCGAGCCGTTCGATTTGATCGTCACGGATATCGGCTTGCCCGGCATCAACGGCCGCAGCCTCGCCGACACCGTGCGCGGACGCCAGCCGTACGTGCCCATTCTGCTAATGACCGGCTACGACGCCACCGCCACCAGCACCACCACCAGCCTGCCCGACGGCATGTCGCTGCTGTCCAAGCCGTTCAATGTCGACAGCCTGATCGAGCAGGTGCGCAAGTTGATCGAGTGGCGGCATGTGCAGATGGAAGCGGGGCATCGTTAA